GCGGTATTGCTGCAGCTGGCAACGGTTGGACAAAACGCATTGTCTGAGAGTAGTCTCGACCCCGAGCTGGCTACAGCCAACCTGACGAAGGAACAGCTGGAATCGGCCGCCAAGAGCATGGATATGAAGCTTATAGCTTCTGATGATGAGCTGTATACAGAGGCTGAGTGGGTAAATAAGAAGAAACAGGAAAGCAGTGAACTACAGGGAAAAACGGCAACGGCACCTGAAGCCACAGATTCTGCTGTGAAACCGGAGCAACCCGACAATCCAAAGCAACCTGTCAACAATGAAAGCGACAAACAGAACGAAGTCACTCAGCCAGAGACGATCGAGCCGTCAACTCCTAACAGTCCCGAAGTTGCGGCTACCGTATCTTTCAAAGTACGTTCAGGAAACAGTCTGGCCATTGTGGCGGGGAATTTGGAGAAAGCCGGTATTGTAGATAGTGCACAAGCTTTTATTAAGGCTGGCAGAGCAGAGCGAATTAATACCAAAATACAAGTCGGGACCTATGACTTGGAAAAAGGCGAAAGTTTCAAATCTATTATTGCCAAGATTACAAAAGAACCGT
This window of the Paenibacillus marchantiae genome carries:
- a CDS encoding endolytic transglycosylase MltG; translation: MDKRSLWIGLGSGMIVGAVLLQLATVGQNALSESSLDPELATANLTKEQLESAAKSMDMKLIASDDELYTEAEWVNKKKQESSELQGKTATAPEATDSAVKPEQPDNPKQPVNNESDKQNEVTQPETIEPSTPNSPEVAATVSFKVRSGNSLAIVAGNLEKAGIVDSAQAFIKAGRAERINTKIQVGTYDLEKGESFKSIIAKITKEPSN